From one Spiroplasma endosymbiont of Lasioglossum villosulum genomic stretch:
- a CDS encoding putative mucin/carbohydrate-binding domain-containing protein, with product MDNAIVEHELRSYQPVQEVKVISFLEKSIGDEILKNEVKENIMMEDNLEVESVKDISYQKPDFLDKKSIDTNFVIIDRNEDFVGNKYQIPVKLNFVNSILLEGMGQGLTQYRAIINLNKTKKTFFISGNNEKFNIGYGGSDYIKITIKDANGNSIYKKVAVGKDPTSVFDDLNEINYKNNYMIIFWFMEPKRGLYFDPSVGEWVSSTTKNVEFVVSDDKLIKKNIS from the coding sequence ATGGATAATGCTATTGTTGAACATGAATTGCGAAGTTATCAACCAGTGCAAGAAGTAAAAGTTATTAGTTTTTTAGAAAAAAGTATTGGTGATGAAATTTTAAAAAATGAAGTTAAAGAAAATATTATGATGGAAGATAATTTAGAAGTTGAAAGTGTTAAAGATATTTCTTATCAAAAACCTGATTTTCTTGATAAAAAAAGTATTGATACTAATTTTGTAATTATAGATAGAAATGAAGATTTTGTTGGTAATAAATATCAAATTCCAGTGAAATTAAATTTTGTAAATAGTATATTATTAGAAGGAATGGGACAGGGCTTAACACAATATCGAGCAATTATTAATTTAAATAAAACTAAGAAAACATTTTTCATCAGTGGTAATAATGAAAAATTTAATATTGGTTATGGAGGCAGTGATTATATAAAAATTACTATTAAAGATGCTAATGGTAATTCAATTTATAAAAAAGTGGCAGTAGGAAAGGATCCAACATCGGTTTTTGATGATCTTAATGAGATTAATTATAAAAATAATTATATGATTATATTTTGATTTATGGAACCAAAAAGAGGACTTTATTTTGATCCAAGTGTTGGTGAATGAGTTTCTTCAACAACAAAGAATGTAGAGTTTGTTGTTAGTGATGATAAACTAATTAAAAAAAATATAAGTTAA